The Felis catus isolate Fca126 chromosome X, F.catus_Fca126_mat1.0, whole genome shotgun sequence genome includes a region encoding these proteins:
- the EDA2R gene encoding LOW QUALITY PROTEIN: tumor necrosis factor receptor superfamily member 27 (The sequence of the model RefSeq protein was modified relative to this genomic sequence to represent the inferred CDS: substituted 1 base at 1 genomic stop codon), with product MDCQENEYWDQWGQCATCQLCGPGLELSKDCGYGEGGDAYCTVCPPCRYKSSWGHHRCQTCITCAVINCIQKANCTATSNAVCGDCLPRXDCFSTKRRIGGLQDQECIPCTKQTPTYEVQCAFQLSLMKENVHTVPLQEATLVAMMSSLLMVFTLVFLGLFFLYCKQFFNRHCQRVAGGSLQFEADKASEEESLFTMPPGQETSPKSPLGESIFESQPLNPILDDDCSSTCGFPTQESFTMASCASESHSHWLHIPIECTELDLQMFSSSPSCTGSETLGGNTAENSEDRLEFNMPLEVPSD from the exons GATTGTGGTTATGGAGAAGGTGGAGATGCATACTGCACAGTCTGCCCTCCCTGCAGATACAAAAGCAGCTGGGGCCACCATAGATGTCAGACTTGCATCACCTGTGCTGTCATCAATTGTATCCAAAAAGCCAACTGCACAGCTACCTCTAATGCCGTCTGTGGGGACTGTCTGCCTAGGTGAGACTGCT TTTCTACCAAAAGACGCATTGGAGGACTGCAAGACCAAGAGTGTATCCCATGCACAAAACAGACACCCACCTATGAGGTTCAGT GTGCCTTCCAGTTGAGCTTAATGAAGGAAAATGTACACACAGTGCCCCTTCAGGAGGCCACACTTGTTGCAATGATGAGCAGTCTTCTCATGGTGTTTACCCTGGTCTTCCTGGGGCTCTTCTTCCTCTACTGCAAGCAGTTCTTCAACAGACATTGCCAGCGTG TTGCAGGAGGTTCGCTGCAGTTTGAGGCTGACAAGGCATCAGAGGAAGAATCTCTCTTCACCATGCCACCTGGCCAGGAAACTAGTCCTAAGTCCCCACTAGGTGAAAGCATCTTTGAGAGCCAGCCACTTAACCCCATCCTGGATGACGACTGCAGTTCAACTTGTGGCTTCCCCACACAGGAGTCTTTTACCATGGCTTCCTGTGCCTCAGAAAGCCACTCCCATTGGCTCCACATCCCCATCGAATGCACAGAACTAGACCTGCAAATGTTTTCCAGCTCACCCTCCTGCACTGGATCTGAGACATTGGGGGGGAACACAGCTGAAAACTCTGAAGATAGGCTGGAGTTCAATATGCCCCTTGAAGTCCCCAGTGATTAA